The nucleotide window GTTGAATTCAACAACGCCACCAGTGGCGAAATCGATTTTTTCGAGTTTGAGGGTTTCACCCACAACTACGCGATGCTGTTTACCACCGCTTTCAAAAATTGCGTATGCGCTCATTGTTTGCTCCAAGACGCTGGACGACACGAAGTAGCCGGGCGACATGCCCTATGGCGTTTGAGACTAGCGTCGTATACCTGCTTTTGCAGGGGCGGCGATTGTATGCCAAGGGCGAGTGTCACTGCAAGTGAAGTTTGGTCAATTATTCATCAAGTACCTGATCAGCTGCTCTTCGCACTTTGCGCCAACCAATCAGGCACATCTGCTTGCAACATCGGGCGAGCGATCAAATAGCCCTGCAAATAATCCACCCCCATGGCCACCAGCAGGTGTTGTTGCTCGGCCGTCTCCACTCCCTCCACAACCACCCTGAAACCCAACCCATGCGCCATAGAGACAAGCGCCAGCAGGAGTTTGCGCGCGCCTTGGTCGAGCGACTGGATAAAACAGCGGTCAATTTTAATGACATCTACAGGCAAGTGACGCAGATACGCCAAAGAAGAATAGCCGGTACCAAAATCATCGATGGCGATACTCACACCCAGCGCCCGCACCTGCTCCAATACCCGGCAGATAGTTTCCAGATCGCGCGAAAACACGCTTTCGGTGATCTCGATTTCCAGGCGTTGCACCGGAAGACCGGTCAATTCAATGGCGCGGCGCACATCACTGACCAGATCCCCGGCGAGTATTTGCTGCACCGAGACATTCACACTCACCATCGCATCGCCAGGCCACAGCATTGCCGCGCGGCAGGATTCCAGCAGCACCCAGCGGCCAAGGGGCATGATCAAACCACTTTCTTCCGCGACCGGTATAAATAACGCCGGAGAGACTGTGCCCAGCTCGGGATCATCCCAGCGCAGCAGTGCTTCCAGTTTGCGCGGGACATTGGTGCGGCAGGGTTCTATCGGCTGGAACACCAGTGTCAGGCTGCGGCTATCGAGCGCCGCATGCAGGGCGAAGCGCAATTTCTGGCGACGGCGAATGTCCACCTCCATTGCCGCATCAAATAGCGCTATACCCCCGGCACCGCGCTGGCGCAGATCCTGTTTGGCGATGGAGGCGCGATAGTTGAGCGTTTCCAGATCCTGTGCGTCTTCATCCACAGTAGCGATACCCAGAATCACATCGACAGCCACCGGGCCTATATCGGTGTCGATTGTCGATTGCAGGGCGGCGCGCAAAAACAGGCTGCGATCGTGCCAGCGCCGCTCCGGGTCATGCAGTGCCAACGCAAACTCTGCGGTGCCGGTGCGCGCCAGCAGGAATTTACCCTCGGCAAAATCGCGCAGGCGATTGGCAATAGCCAGCAATACTTGCTCGCAGGTGCGCGCGCCCTGCAACTCAATTAAGTCAAAGCGTCTGATTTCTACCGCCACCAATGCGAGCGGCAGATCGCCCGCATCACCTGCATTGGCGGCTAATTGTTGGTGCAGCTCGCGTTCGAAGGCGCTGCGGTTCAGCAACCCTGTCAGGCTGTCGAGCGCTGCCATCTGCGTCAACTCGCGGGCATAGCGCTCTTTAAGGCTCATCTCCAGCTCCAACGTTTCCACTTTTTCCGCAAGCTGGATCTCCAGGCTGGACTTGGCACGCTGCAACGCCTTGCTCTGCGCATATACGCGCTCGATCTTGCGGTTGCGCTCCTGTGCCACCTGCAATAGATGGTTGGCGCTTTGGCTGGCTACCCGTGAAAAACCGGTCAAGCCGATAAACAGGGCAATCCCCAGCGCAGCGATCACCAACTCATCGCGCTCACCGGTATTGGCGAACATCACCACCAGAGGGCCGATCAACAGTGCAATAAACGTGCGACTTGTCCAAGGCGACAACGCCAGCACATTCACGCTACCGGCAGCGACAGTCGCCATCACCAGCGCAATCACCAGACGCTCGGAGGCGTTTGATACAGGGAAGAAAACGATGGAAAAGCACGCCCAAAGCGCGCCCGCAACCAGCGACAGAGTGAGGAAGATATAGGTAGCGCGCAGGGATTGTTGTGTACTTGCCGCCTTGCTCCAACGGTAGCGCCAGCAGACCCAGCTAGCCAAACGCATCACGCCGACAAGTTGCATCGCCCCCCACCACAGCCAAAGCTGTTGGATATCGCGGAAGTAGAGCATCAGCGCCGAGCTGGCGACAAAGGTAAAAATCAATACATTGGGCAGCTGGCGATACATCACCAGCGCCTTTTCATGAGTCAATTCCAGCAATTCACGTGAGCACCCCAGCACCGGCGAGGAATGTGAGGAATTCATAACTGCGTCTCCTGATACCCAACTGCACCACCTGCTATTTGTGCTACTTGTTTCGGGTAGCACATGCGGGTTTCCCTGAGCGATCGACCTGATATCAAGGCATCATCCAGCCGCGTTCGCGCATCCAGGCCTCAAGCGCCTGTGGCCAACTGGAAATACTGCCTTGCCCCTGGATCATCCCCACGCCATGGATATTCGATTGATAAACATGCAATTCGGATTGTTTATTGTACTTCTGGACTTCGGTAAAAAACGCGAGGCTATTGGCCACTGTGACAGCCTGATCGCCAACTCCGTGCAGCATAAACACCGGCGGCACTTTATCGGTTACTTGAAATTGTAAGGAATTGTCATGCAGCAGCTTGGGCTCAGGGTTTTCACCCAGCAGCGCCTTGCGCGATCCGGCATGGGCATCGGGGCCGTAGAGGGCGATCACCGGATACCCCAGCACCGCAAAATCCGGACGGGCGCTGATATCGGCCAGAGGATCGCCCAGCAGGTTGGTATAAGTGAAACGGGTTGCCACGCTCGCCGCCAGATGGCCGCCAGCCGAAAAGCCCACCACCCCGATTTTGCCGGGGTCTATCCCCCAACCGGCTGCATTCTGGCGTACCAAGCGCACCGCGCGCAGACCATCCAACAAAGGCGCAGGGAATCCATACTCCTGCATGCGGTACTTGACCACAAACGCCGCCACACCACGCGCAGCAAACCATTTGGCGATGTCGTAGCCCTCGTGATCAATCGCGAGGCGCACATAACCGCCGCCGGGGAAGATCACCACTGCCGCACCGGTAGCGGTACCCTCTTGCGGCCAGAAAGGGGTCATTGAAGGATTATCGACCGCATACACACGCTGGTCTTTAATGTGCTCCCGGTCGGGTTCGACCAAAGGTTTTTCCGCCCACAAATACAGAGGCTCGGCAGGGAATTCAGTCACGGGGTCGGCAACTCCAGGCAGGGGTATTAATAACAAAACAGCCCCCATGCAGATGCACAGGGACTTGAGGGCGTTTACCGCCATAAATACATTTGAAGGCTGCATCATATGCTCTCACCGCGGATTATTTTCATAAGCAAGGCGAGAGCTTAGCAAACTTATCAGATAAATAGCGCGAACCCTGCGGTCACATCAATGCCGAAGCTGGGATTCCTCATCGCCCCACCAATGATGCTGGTGCCAGTCAACCCGGGTGGGATCTGCTGCTGTCAGTAACAACTGGCCAGCCGCCAACTCCCAATAGATAAACTCCTGCTTCAGGTCACCCCAGAAATGGCCGGTGTCTTCTTTGACATACTCACGCGCCAAGCGAACCTCATCGCCAAGCATCTCTTCGGCCGTGAGCTCAAGCTTGACCAGATCGTCAACCTCATGATTGAAGCCCTGCCTGACTGTGCCCAAAGCGCCTGTCTCCTCCGCGCTGAAAGGCAAGTCCATCTGGTTGGAGTGATAGGGATTGTTGGACGTGGTAAACGGTGAACGGTCGCCGGATTTCATAAAACACCTCTCGCTGGTTCCTCAAGATAGGGGTTTAGCGCCGCACACAACAAAAAAACAAGAAGGCGCTGTTTTTTGCAAATCGCCCGAGCACTCCTTAGTATAGCCACGCCAATTCTGGCAAGCGCCACGACGCAGCAAAATAACAAACCCTTACAATGCCATCGGGTCTTTTTATTGACACGGAGTTGTTCTATGAAGTTCTGCTTGACTGCCTTTTTATCCTTGTTTTTCCTCGCCAATATCAGCCTTGCATCAACCAACCTGCTCACCGTAGAGGACTTTATGGCAGAGCCGGATTTGCTCGATATTGATATTTCACCCAGCGGCCGTTACATGGCTGAAGTGCGTAAAGTCGGTAAGCTCCGCGTTGCCGTCGTGCGCGACCTGAGTTCACCCAACCTGAAAATCATCGGCAAAATCGGTGACAGTGTTATCCGCCCCTATGCAGTGACCTGGGCTAAGGATGAGCGACTGGTCGTGCACTTGCTGGTGCCATACAACACCCAAAAAGTCATCCGCGAATCCGATGAAGAGGATTTCGATCTTGATGAACACTTCATGTTTAGTCGATCCATCGCCATGGACCCGGATGGTAAAAATACCGTTGCCTTGATGGCGGATACGCGTTCACTGCGGGCAAGAGTCAACCTCTCCAACATTCGCCACACCATGCCAGAGGACCCCAAGCACATCTTGATGAGCAGCTTTCACAACGAAAGACTCGCACTATTCAAAGTGAATGTGTTCGATGGTACATCCGAAAAGCTCATCGTCGGTGGCCGCAATACTACCTATTTCATCTGCGAAACTGATGGCACCCCGCGCTATCGGATTGACTATTTACCCATCCGCAAAAAGATGCGGATTCTTGAGCTGACCGACGGGGGCAAATGGCTCAATGTCGATGAAATCAACACAGATGAGGATACCGACGATATGGATGACAGCAGCATCCTCGTCGGTCTGACCATTCAGGGGGCACTGACCTACCGCAAGAAAAATCCAACCACCGGTTACTATGAATTGGTTGAACAAAACCGGACGGATAAAACACTCACCGTATTGGCCTCATCGCCCAACAACGATATTGCCGGATTGATTTATCAGGGGCGCAACGACCAGGTTATCGGCTACAGGGTGGAAGAAGACGTTTTGGTTAATAAATACTTCGACGCAGCCACGCAGCGCACCTACGACAGCATCCGCAAACGCCTTTATGGCTACGGCTTTCATTACATGAGCAGCGATAAAAAAGGGGAGCACATTGCGATCAAATCCTACGGACTGGATCTTCCCGCCGGATATTACCTCTACAACGCCAAACAGGATGAGCTGCAATTCTATGATGTCGGCTATAAAAGCTTGCCTTCTGAAAAAATGGGTGCACCGGGTATTGCGACCTTTAATAGCCGCGATGGCTTGCCGATCCGCACCTACCTGCTCTTTCCTGCGGGCTATCAACAAGGGAAAAAATATCCATTAGTAGTCATGCCACACGGAGGTCCGCACAGCCGCGACTATGCGCTTTACGATGATTTCGCTTCCTTTGTCGCCAGTCAGGGCTATTTTGTTGTGCAACCCAATTTTCGCGGCTCAACAGGTTACGGCAAAAAATTTGAAGAAGCTGGCTACAAACAATGGGGCGGAACCATGCAGGACGACCTGCAGGATGCAGCCCAATTCCTGATTAAAAAAGGCTATATCCAGACAGATAAAATCTGCCTGGTGGGAGCCTCTTACGGCGGTTATGCCGCCCTTATGGGGCTGGTAAAACACGGTGATTTTTATCGCTGTGCGATCAGTATCAATGGCGTCACCCATCTGGCAGATCAGGTCAAGTTTGATGAAAAGCGTTTCAGGAAGCGCCAGGAAATCATCGACTTTGCACACAAAAGCATCGGCCATCCAGAGACCGATGCCGACCTGCTGGCCGCTAACTCGCCACTTTTGCACATCGACAAAATCAACGACCCGGTCATGATTGTCGCTGGCACTGATGACAATGTAGTGCCCTACAAACAATCCAAGTCGCTGGTAAAGGCATTGCAGAAAGCGAAGAAGCCGGTTGAGTGGGTATCGCTGAAAGATACTGG belongs to Cellvibrio sp. pealriver and includes:
- a CDS encoding bifunctional diguanylate cyclase/phosphodiesterase, which produces MNSSHSSPVLGCSRELLELTHEKALVMYRQLPNVLIFTFVASSALMLYFRDIQQLWLWWGAMQLVGVMRLASWVCWRYRWSKAASTQQSLRATYIFLTLSLVAGALWACFSIVFFPVSNASERLVIALVMATVAAGSVNVLALSPWTSRTFIALLIGPLVVMFANTGERDELVIAALGIALFIGLTGFSRVASQSANHLLQVAQERNRKIERVYAQSKALQRAKSSLEIQLAEKVETLELEMSLKERYARELTQMAALDSLTGLLNRSAFERELHQQLAANAGDAGDLPLALVAVEIRRFDLIELQGARTCEQVLLAIANRLRDFAEGKFLLARTGTAEFALALHDPERRWHDRSLFLRAALQSTIDTDIGPVAVDVILGIATVDEDAQDLETLNYRASIAKQDLRQRGAGGIALFDAAMEVDIRRRQKLRFALHAALDSRSLTLVFQPIEPCRTNVPRKLEALLRWDDPELGTVSPALFIPVAEESGLIMPLGRWVLLESCRAAMLWPGDAMVSVNVSVQQILAGDLVSDVRRAIELTGLPVQRLEIEITESVFSRDLETICRVLEQVRALGVSIAIDDFGTGYSSLAYLRHLPVDVIKIDRCFIQSLDQGARKLLLALVSMAHGLGFRVVVEGVETAEQQHLLVAMGVDYLQGYLIARPMLQADVPDWLAQSAKSS
- a CDS encoding alpha/beta hydrolase, producing MMQPSNVFMAVNALKSLCICMGAVLLLIPLPGVADPVTEFPAEPLYLWAEKPLVEPDREHIKDQRVYAVDNPSMTPFWPQEGTATGAAVVIFPGGGYVRLAIDHEGYDIAKWFAARGVAAFVVKYRMQEYGFPAPLLDGLRAVRLVRQNAAGWGIDPGKIGVVGFSAGGHLAASVATRFTYTNLLGDPLADISARPDFAVLGYPVIALYGPDAHAGSRKALLGENPEPKLLHDNSLQFQVTDKVPPVFMLHGVGDQAVTVANSLAFFTEVQKYNKQSELHVYQSNIHGVGMIQGQGSISSWPQALEAWMRERGWMMP
- a CDS encoding S9 family peptidase: MKFCLTAFLSLFFLANISLASTNLLTVEDFMAEPDLLDIDISPSGRYMAEVRKVGKLRVAVVRDLSSPNLKIIGKIGDSVIRPYAVTWAKDERLVVHLLVPYNTQKVIRESDEEDFDLDEHFMFSRSIAMDPDGKNTVALMADTRSLRARVNLSNIRHTMPEDPKHILMSSFHNERLALFKVNVFDGTSEKLIVGGRNTTYFICETDGTPRYRIDYLPIRKKMRILELTDGGKWLNVDEINTDEDTDDMDDSSILVGLTIQGALTYRKKNPTTGYYELVEQNRTDKTLTVLASSPNNDIAGLIYQGRNDQVIGYRVEEDVLVNKYFDAATQRTYDSIRKRLYGYGFHYMSSDKKGEHIAIKSYGLDLPAGYYLYNAKQDELQFYDVGYKSLPSEKMGAPGIATFNSRDGLPIRTYLLFPAGYQQGKKYPLVVMPHGGPHSRDYALYDDFASFVASQGYFVVQPNFRGSTGYGKKFEEAGYKQWGGTMQDDLQDAAQFLIKKGYIQTDKICLVGASYGGYAALMGLVKHGDFYRCAISINGVTHLADQVKFDEKRFRKRQEIIDFAHKSIGHPETDADLLAANSPLLHIDKINDPVMIVAGTDDNVVPYKQSKSLVKALQKAKKPVEWVSLKDTGHHALYFDEDRETVYTKTRDFLAKHLR